In Deinococcus maricopensis DSM 21211, the sequence CTTCCATGCACGCGCACACGGCCCAGCCCACCGCAGAGGCGCACGACCATGACCACGAACACGCCGGCGCGCCCGGCATCGTCCCTCACGGGGACCCCGCCCATAACGACGTGTACGACCACCTGCCGGCGAACTCGCCCATCAAGGTCGTGAACATCCGCAACTTCGCGTTTGACCAGCCGGAGCTGCACGTGAAGGTCGGCACGAAAGTGGCGTGGGTGAACCGCGACGCGGTCGGGCACAGCGTCACCGCCGGACAGCCCGGGGGGGCGCCGGGCGCGCGGGCCTTCGACTCGTCCAACGAGGCCAAGGGCCTGCCGAGCATGCTCGAGCAGGGCGAAGCCTGGACGTACACCTTCACGAAAAAAGGCACGTTCGCGTACTACTGCCTGCCGCACACCAACATGACCGCCAAGGTCATCGTCGAGTAGACCAGCAGCCCTCGACAGAGGACCACCTCCGAAGTGCGCGTGCCCTCCCGTGAGGAGTGGCGCGCGCACCATCTCCTCGTCGCGGCCTGGTCCGGCTGGAGGGGCCGTCCGCTACTTCTGACGTTGCATTTCGCGTTGTGCGAGCAGCGCGGCCTCCACGCGGTTGCGCACCTGAAGTTTCTGCAGCACGTTCGTCATGTAGTGCTTGACCGTCTTCTCGGTGAGTTCCAGCTCCCGCGCGATTTCCTTGTTGCTGCGACCAGCCGCGACGCCCTCCAGAATCTGCCGTTCGCGCGCGGTCAGGGTGGTCATCAGTCCGCCGGGCGGCTCGCGTTCCGGGCGGGCGAGTTCGTACAAGAGGCCGCTGGCGAGCATGGGCGTGATGCTGACTTCGCCCTGGCTGACAGCGCGGATCACGCCTCGCAGTTCACGCCCGGTGACGCCCTTGATGATGTACCCGCGCGCGCCGGCTTTCAGCGCGGCGAGGACGTCCGCCTCGTCTTCACTGAAGGTCAGCATGACCACGCGCGTGGCGGGGTACGAGGCCGCCACTTCCCGCAGGGCTTCCAGTCCGCCGCCGGGCAGGTGCAGGTCGAGGAGCATGACTTCCGGCAGGTGGTGCGCGGCCGCCTGGACGGCGTCGGGGGCGCTGCCGCCCTCGGCGATGACGTCAATGTCGTGATCGGCTTGGAGGGCGGCGATGACGCCTTCGCGGAACAGGGGGTGGTCGTCGATGACGGCGACGCGGATCGGGTCAGGCATCAGGGTCCTCCGGGGCGAGGGGCAGGCGCGCGCGAATGAGGGTGCCGCTGCCGCCGCGGCACGTCACCTCGAAGGTGCCGCCGAGGCTTTCGGCGCGTTCGCGCATGCCGGCAAGGCCGAGGTGCTGCGGGGTGGACGCCCCCGTCCAGTTCAGGCCGTTCCCGCCGTCGGACACCTCGAGAACCACGCAGTCGTCGTCGTTGCGGACGTGCACGTGCTGTTCGCGTCCGCCGGCGTGTTTGTACGCGTTCGTCAGGCTTTCCTGCACGATGCGGAACGCCGCCATCTTGACGCTGACGGGCACGCTGGTGAGCGTGGGGGGCGCGTCGACGTTCAGGTCCACGGGCGTTTCGGTGCGGCGCACGTGGTCGCGGACGGCGCGGGCGACGACGTCCTGCACGCTCAGGTGGTCGAGGTCGGGGAGGCGCAGGTCCCGCGCGAGGGTCCGCATTTCCGTCAGGGCGGAGGCGAGCGCCCGTTCGATGGCGGTGACGTCGCGTTCCAGAGCGGGGCGTTGATCGGCGGGGACGGCGTGCAGGAGCGTGTCGAGTCGCAGGAGCGCGTGGCTGAGTTCCTGCGCGGGGCCGTCGTGCAGGTCGCTGGCGACGCGGCGCAGGAACCGTTCATTCATGGCGACCGTCCGCGACGCGGCCCGCTGCACGCGTTCGTGCAGTTCGTGGTTCTGGTGCAGCAACGTTTCGAGGTGCTGCACGTGCGCGTCGAGTTCGGCGCGTTGCCCTTCGATGGTGAGGCTGCCGCGCCGCACGAGGCCAGACAGGATCAGGTACGTGACGATGATGACGAGCGTCACGACCACCCAGCTGCGCGCCTGCGCCCAGCGGACCTCCCGGTCGAGCTGCTGGACGTTCTGGTAGAACTCCGCGACGGCGAGCACGCGGTCGGACCCTTCGAGGCGGATGGGGGTGTACGTTTCGATGAGGCGCGGGTACTGCGCGCGCATGTCCTCGTTCTCCTCGTCGTCGGGCACGGTGATGTGCGAGACGACTTCGCCGCGCCATGCGCGCGCCTGCTCGTCCTTGACGGGGAACACCTGCCCGGCGTGCTCGCCGTACACGACGCGTCCGCCTGGACCCCACACCTTGATGCCGACGATTTCCCGGCCGAGGGGGGTGCTGGCGAGCAGCTTCTCGATGCCTTGGATGTGCCGGGGGTAGAGGCGCTCGGTGTGGTTGAGTTCCTGCACCTGCGTGACGATGAAGTTCTCGACGTACAGGGACGTGGCGGCGGCGGTCCGGTGCACAACGCCTTCCTGAATCTGCACGCCCACCCACCAGCCGACGATGAGCAGGCTGGCGAGCAGGACCAGCAGGCTGGCGCTCGCATACTGCTGCGCGAGCGTGCCGGCGCGCAGCGTCCGCCACCATGCGGGCCGGGCGGGGGTGGCGGGGCGGCGGAGGGCAGGCGTCGACATACTCCATGATGGCCTGCCGGCCCCGCTTGTCTACGGACCTTGGTCGGACGGGCGGGCCGGACCAGCATGGACCTAGGTGCGTGGGCGCCGCGAACGTTCCTTTCTACAGTGGGTGGTACATCAACCACGCACCACAGGGGGAATAGTTATGAAACAGATCCGTATGCTCGCCGCCGTTGCACTGATCGCTGGAACGTTCGCCATTCATGCTGAGGCTCAATCGCACGGTACCCACGCGGCCCCGCAGGTCATCGAGGTGAAGATGACCGAGTGGGACATGGGCCTGAAGAACCTCACCGTGAAGGGGCCAGTGCAGCTGAACATCGTGAATGACGGCAAGTTCCCGCACGCCCTCACGCTGGAGGGCAAGGTTGGCGGCAAGGAAATCGAGATTTCCACGCCGGTCCTCACGGCCGGACAAAAGAGCGTGCTGGTGGTCAACCTGCCCGCCGGGAAGTACGAGGTGTACTGCCCGGTGGGGAACCACGAGGAGCGCGGCATGAAGAGCACGCTCACCGTCAAAGATCAGTAATTTCCGTTCGCCTGCGTTCTTTCCTGCTGTCGCCCTGAGTTTCAAGGAGTCCCATGTTTCACGCTGATCGTTTCCGTTTTCTGCTGATCCCCGCCCTGGGGGCGCTGCTCGCCGCTTGTAACACCACCACCCCACCGGCCCTGGCGGCCACGCCGACCCTGGGCGCTCAGGCGACCTCGGCAGCGTGCCAAGGCGGGGCGTTCAGCGTCATCGTGAACGGCGTGACGTACCGCGGGAACCGCGGGTTCGACGTGCCGGTCCCGGCGGGCGCGCAACTGCAGCTGCGCGGGAAGTACGTGGAGTTCAACGTGGACGCGGACACCTTCAGCACGCTGGATTACACGCTGACGGGCGCGGCGAACAGCCTGGACATCACGGGTGGGGTGCGCACGCCGGTGTTCGCGTCGAAGGCCGCGGACCTGGGGGGGCAGAAGCTGAGCGGGAACCTCAAGTTCTCGATGTCGGATGCCAGCATCGTGATGGAGCGTCGCGGCTCGGGCGTCAAGATGAAGATCCAGGCGAAGGACTGCGCGCAGGGCGGCATCTTCCAGTTGGAGCCGGAGGCGGGCCGCGACCTGACCATGACGCACACGCTGGCGCCGGGCATGTACTATTTCAAGAACCCGTACACGGGGAAGGTCAACTTCGGGAATGGTACGGATTTCCGTGGGAAGGACAGCCCGCAGATGGCCCGCCTGCTGTCGCAGAGTGAGACGGTGTCGGTGTGGACGGTGCAGAGTGGTGGCCGTATGGGCGGCGTGCTGGGTGAGGACGCGGTGGAGTTGAGCGCGGGCGCGACGCCGTGCGTGAAGGACTGCCAGGCGCAGAACCAGATTCGTGGAACGCTGCCCGTGACGGACCCGGCGTATTCGAACTGAGACCGACAGCGTTCAGGTGGAGTGGGAGGGCGACCCGGTGTGGTCGCCCTCCTGCTTTGAGGCTGCGGTAGGGGAGGGGGCAGGAAGTTGGATGGGGGCGCCTGAATCTGGGCACCGAAACTTTGAAAGGCAGTGCTCTTTTGGTTGGCGTCGGGGTGCTATTCTTTGCCTCCCCTGCTCAGGACTCAGTGCCCGGGCATCACATTGAAAACACCATCAGGTCGAACGCGTCGGCTGTT encodes:
- a CDS encoding cupredoxin domain-containing protein, whose protein sequence is MKQIRMLAAVALIAGTFAIHAEAQSHGTHAAPQVIEVKMTEWDMGLKNLTVKGPVQLNIVNDGKFPHALTLEGKVGGKEIEISTPVLTAGQKSVLVVNLPAGKYEVYCPVGNHEERGMKSTLTVKDQ
- a CDS encoding LuxR C-terminal-related transcriptional regulator; translated protein: MPDPIRVAVIDDHPLFREGVIAALQADHDIDVIAEGGSAPDAVQAAAHHLPEVMLLDLHLPGGGLEALREVAASYPATRVVMLTFSEDEADVLAALKAGARGYIIKGVTGRELRGVIRAVSQGEVSITPMLASGLLYELARPEREPPGGLMTTLTARERQILEGVAAGRSNKEIARELELTEKTVKHYMTNVLQKLQVRNRVEAALLAQREMQRQK
- a CDS encoding sensor histidine kinase, with the translated sequence MSTPALRRPATPARPAWWRTLRAGTLAQQYASASLLVLLASLLIVGWWVGVQIQEGVVHRTAAATSLYVENFIVTQVQELNHTERLYPRHIQGIEKLLASTPLGREIVGIKVWGPGGRVVYGEHAGQVFPVKDEQARAWRGEVVSHITVPDDEENEDMRAQYPRLIETYTPIRLEGSDRVLAVAEFYQNVQQLDREVRWAQARSWVVVTLVIIVTYLILSGLVRRGSLTIEGQRAELDAHVQHLETLLHQNHELHERVQRAASRTVAMNERFLRRVASDLHDGPAQELSHALLRLDTLLHAVPADQRPALERDVTAIERALASALTEMRTLARDLRLPDLDHLSVQDVVARAVRDHVRRTETPVDLNVDAPPTLTSVPVSVKMAAFRIVQESLTNAYKHAGGREQHVHVRNDDDCVVLEVSDGGNGLNWTGASTPQHLGLAGMRERAESLGGTFEVTCRGGSGTLIRARLPLAPEDPDA